One window of Scheffersomyces stipitis CBS 6054 chromosome 1, whole genome shotgun sequence genomic DNA carries:
- a CDS encoding Zn-finger protein produces the protein MSNQTSFTTGRSIADPNYAQVALFDSHSKPREERDFKEIYPDLDEGIQLNMFVLNNDAEDDNDIDMVNPGPVIMSELKQPVFNKIDDGAGDANRLNVKFSKSITAYGFQEQNRVISKTIQDTYIRPFQLPGSNENGSDDVSIIGRILERKRNAVEYDMDEQDCLFLSYRNQQPNNVIKITPEVFEIMITTLENEWDKLEHQMNSIINNNGSSERAYDGSTTFLSLDRDDIEKYGTDDGIIPGSIYDQRCAVCNDSDCDNSNAIVFCDGCDIAVHQECYGIAFIPEGQWLCRKCMINKNRKTDCVFCPSKTGAFKQLDNSLWSHVICALWINELYFANPIYMEPIEGIDLIPKSRWKLVCYICKQRIGACIQCTNRNCFQAYHVTCARRAGLYMEMTMGMQGAISNKMTLRTFCDKHSPPSWNAEDIPRGIQRTRLFYRDTNILNERNAKLSSYQKTANKLNIFKWKTENNTPIAPKVFSDVLFNILQALKVENQVSLEENNQLKDLNVLPNRSREDIWADMRSISNEICRYWCLKRESKKGAPLIRKNNNFVSTSSILYNANGSDTRSDGDYYEQIDEIKGRIDFAEVLVRDLDKVIDMNKDSLSRQVYSREVHNLEFESIDAVYFPIKKVIENCLNTLNEKFDANRIIQGYQVKVENENENRRKFGDLPVQISEQDNKNGEGVSDFLQRDFTDMLPRPLTLSQIISKNAKYGYFTIEEFNKDLQKFSEIVLQRSKSSNNIHRLMKRWMKEYYKILPEMFSFENKVKRELNNNEKILTSNYFSSPSLGVHGSEIMFKSYDVKELLDENDLSEVENDMNDANQHELHRFLNG, from the coding sequence ATGAGTAACCAAACTTCATTCACAACAGGCAGATCGATTGCTGATCCCAACTACGCCCAGGTGGCGCTCTTTGACAGTCACTCCAAGCCACGTGAGGAAAGGGACTTCAAAGAAATATACCCCGATCTTGACGAAGGCATCCAGCTCAACATGTTTGTATTGAATAATGACGCGGAGGATGACAATGACATCGACATGGTTAATCCTGGTCCTGTAATTATGTCCGAATTAAAGCAACCCGTGTTCAATAAGATAGATGATGGAGCGGGTGACGCAAATCGTTTAAATGTCAAATTTAGTAAGTCTATAACAGCGTATGGCTTCCAGGAACAAAATAGAGTAATTAGTAAAACTATCCAAGACACATATATTCGTCCGTTCCAGTTGCCTGGTTCAAACGAAAATGGTTCCGATGATGTTTCCATAATTGGAAGaattttggaaagaaaacgaaacGCCGTAGAATATGATATGGACGAACAGGATTGTTTGTTCTTGAGTTATAGAAACCAACAACCCAACAATGTAATCAAAATAACTCCAGAAGTGTTTGAAATTATGATAACGACATTAGAAAATGAATGGGACAAACTAGAACACCAAATGAATTCGATAATAAATAATAATGGCAGTCTGGAAAGAGCCTATGATGGCTCTACGAcgtttcttctgttggaCCGAGATGATATTGAGAAATACGGAACCGACGACGGCATAATTCCAGGTTCTATATATGATCAAAGGTGTGCCGTATGCAATGATAGTGATTGTGACAATTCGAATGCTATTGTTTTTTGTGATGGTTGCGATATAGCTGTACACCAAGAGTGTTATGGAATAGCATTTATTCCTGAAGGGCAATGGCTTTGCCGAAAATGTATGATAAACAAGAACCGTAAAACGGATTGCGTTTTTTGTCCGAGTAAAACGGGTGCATTTAAGCAACTTGATAATAGTTTGTGGAGCCATGTCATTTGTGCTTTATGGATTAATGAATTATATTTCGCCAATCCGATTTACATGGAACCTATTGAAGGCATAGATTTAATTCCGAAAAGCCGTTGGAAATTGGTTTGCTATATTTGTAAACAGAGGATTGGTGCTTGCATCCAATGTACTAACCGAAACTGCTTCCAGGCATATCATGTCACATGTGCTAGAAGAGCTGGTCTCTACATGGAAATGACTATGGGAATGCAAGGTGCTATTAGCAACAAGATGACATTGAGGACTTTTTGTGACAAGCACAGTCCGCCAAGTTGGAATGCAGAAGATATTCCCAGGGGCATTCAACGGACTAGGTTGTTCTATCGTGATACGAATATTCTAAATGAAAGAAATGCCAAACTCAGTAGCTATCAAAAGACTGCCAACAAACTTAATATATTCAAATggaaaacagaaaataATACTCCAATTGCCCCCAAGGTTTTTAGTGATGTTTTGTTTAATATTTTGCAAGCATtaaaagttgaaaatcaagtttccttagaagaaaataatcAATTGAAAGACTTGAATGTCTTGCCTAATCGATCTCGTGAAGATATTTGGGCGGACATGAGAAGTATCAGCAATGAAATTTGCCGCTATTGGTGTTTAAAAAGAGAACTGAAAAAGGGAGCTCCATTAATAAGAAAGAATAACAATTTCGTTTCCACGAGCTCCATTTTATATAACGCTAATGGATCTGATACTAGAAGTGACGGAGATTATTATGAACAAATTGACGAAATTAAAGGACGGATAGATTTTGCAGAAGTTTTGGTCAGAGATTTAGATAAGGTGATTGATATGAATAAGGATTCATTATCGAGACAAGTCTATTCACGAGAAGTGCATAACTTAGAATTTGAATCAATTGATGCTGTTTATTTTCCTATCAAGAAAGTCATCGAAAATTGTTTGAATACTttaaatgaaaaattcgatGCTAATAGAATTATTCAAGGATATCAAGTCAAGgtggaaaatgaaaatgaaaatagAAGGAAATTTGGTGATTTACCTGTGCAAATATCTGAACAAGATAATAAAAATGGTGAGGGGGTGCTGGATTTTCTACAGCGGGATTTTACTGACATGTTACCGCGACCACTTACATTGTCTCAAATAATTTCAAAAAACGCAAAGTACGGTTATTTCACAATAGAGGAGTTCAATAAAGATCTTCAGAAATTTAGTGaaattgttcttcaacgaaGTAAATCATCAAACAATATTCACAGGCTAATGAAGAGATGGATGAAAGAGTATTACAAGATACTTCCAGAGATGTTTTCCTTTGAAAACAAGGTTAAAAGGGAATTAAATAATAACGAGAAAATATTGACAAGTAATTATTTTAGTTCCCCTTCCCTTGGCGTGCATGGGAGTGAGATTATGTTTAAATCATATGATGTCAAAGAATTATTGGACGAGAATGACTTGAGTGAAGTGGAAAATGATATGAACGATGCAAATCAACATGAGCTACATAGATTTTTAAATGGTTGA
- a CDS encoding Ca2+/calmodulin-dependent protein kinase → YYVSKNKLGNGTFSSVYECKNKFTGSHYAAKMYKKRMVHGLEMMLQNEFQVLKRISRSHRNILALVDYFETSDKLYLITDIALGGELFDRIVKSNRGMVEPEIKEITTTIVSTVEYLHSCNIVHRDLKTENILFQSRDTSNGSDILLADFGLARILQTGEKLYDRSGTLSYMAPEMINRVGYTKSVDVWAIGVIVYFMSCGYFPFDCETDQETMEAIRNVEYQFEPVDYWNNKSPELKDFIRTCLQKYNRQSCQELLRHPFLSDAVTESPTTLSSLSQQLRDSVSQLEHFKTQENSEGSSGLSSQSMSLAASSNGLSSKLSFIEKSRIDSLIAGVTLQGACCETPEQVSCFNTPLTSASVSR, encoded by the exons TACTATGTGTCCAAAAACAAGTTGGGAAACGGCACCTTCTCATCCGTATATGAATGTAAGAATAAATTCACAGGGCTGCACTATGCAGCCAAGATGTACAAAAAACGCATGGTCCATGGATTAGAGATGATGTTACAAAATGAGTTTCAAGTTCTTAAGAGGATCTCGAGGAGCCATCGAAACATACTCGCCTTGGTTGATTATTTTGAGACGTCCGATAAATTGTACCTAATCACAGATATCGCCCTCGGAGGCGAGCTTTTTGATAGAATTGTCAAGTCTAATCGAGGAATGGTCGAACCAGAAATTAAAGAAATAACAACGACGATCGTTTCAACTGTAGAATATTTGCACTCCTGCAATATAGTTCACAGAGACTTAAAGACTGAGAACATTTTGTTTCAGTCGAGGGACACAAGCAATGGTAGCGACATACTATTGGCAGACTTTGGCCTCGCAAGAATACTCCAAACGGGTGAGAAACTCTATGACAGGTCAGGAACTCTTAGCTATATGGCCCCAGAGATGATCAACCGCGTGGGGTACACCAAGTCGGTTGATGTTTGGGCTATTGGCGTCATAGTTTACTTTATGCTGTGTGGTTACTTCCCCTTCGATTGCGAAACAGATCAAGAGACTATGGAAGCTATCCGCAATGTTGAGTACCAATTTGAGCCCGTTGACTACTGGAATAATAAGTCTCCCGAATTAAAGGACTTCATACGAACGTGTTTGCAAAAGTACAATAGACAATCCTGTCAGGAACTACTTAGGCACCCCTTTTTATCTGATGCTGTTACA GAACTGCCTACGACGTTGCTGAGTTTGAGTCAACAACTAAGAGACTCTGTTTCACAGCTCGAACACTTCAAAACACAAGAAAATAGCGAAGGCAGTTCAGGATTATCTTCACAAAGTATGTCTCTTGCTGCCAGTAGCAATGGCTTATCGTCCAAACTATCATTTATcgaaaaatcaagaatcGACTCTCTTATAGCGGGAGTCACTCTACAGGGGGCTTGTTGCGAGACGCCTGAGCAAGTTTCGTGCTTCAATACTCCGCTCACATCAGCTTCGGTTTCCAGG
- a CDS encoding required for 60S ribosomal subunit biogenesis translates to MDTSKLNLSSLRDKISNKLGSSAGSKNQKKNKRASGKDDKSIKVNETKPKDSEKKSKKTEKSKVGESEAEVLRREALALGATEEDLAMLSGVEEGEDSEQEFDVSDAKLDKAFGDDLTNFMKGIGLGNGEAVVVDDDEEEEIPELVEIAEEEEEEEEEEEEEEEEEEEEEQEEENVEIKESVEESESESESESESESESESEESDDDKVTATSDKVTNVASVSGKKLSIPIRTDWYNVTLTKKDPQEVVDRFARERLYERAKKLVDSENKLYLEEFASNNSQKKFLSQILSDGTLNDKISALTLLIQEAPLHNIKALDTLVGYCEKKSRTAALQSINALKDLLLNGVLPDRKLYAFDKQPNLSKSNTDAELAAYYFEDIVKKHYFKLVSILEILSHDPILHVRMNVVSHIFDLLKAKPEQEANLLRLGVNKLGDIDNKVASKTSYQILQLEQAHPAMKKIISDSVIDIVFKNNSDYHAQYYSITTLNQTILTRQEDELANALIKTYFALFEKILVETDGKTEGKGEDKVLGKTEKGRKNNRKNFKKGKKGGKSVKQEPKSESEIIEEKNTRLFSALLTGLNRAFPFSNLPNEVFQKHLDTLFKITHSSNFNTSVQALVLVNHIITQQSLDSNRYYRTLYESLLDSRLVNSSKQGIYLNLLYKSLKNDSSTERVLAFVKRILQVCAHWLNVGAISGMLFLLMELSKTFPQISDLSIDISSRPDPEEVEGEEKKVETEDDSEYDPRKRDPKFANADKSSLWELGQFLHHYHPTIAVYASSLLEGKNDQPKPDLGLFTLSHFLDRFVYRNAKQKPATKGSSIMQPLGGVHTGSLLVKATGVQSTEVPANTEDWLTKKAKDIRPDEQFFHQYFTTKKDKLRGKKQDNEAEEIDEAELEAMGDDEIWKALVKSRPEVEEGSDEDEGFSFDEEDFSDLSDDEEVDDSEKQEEEEEEEIEDEDEEDAEIEDDEIPEFDEEEGEIFGINSEDELNDSEVEIKMLGDFDEDDSEEEVQEEKKSKKRSKSDDSEDKKDNKKKKTKLSSLPVFASVDDYSQYLQSDDEDYS, encoded by the exons ATGGACAcatccaagttgaacttgtccTCTTTGAGAGACAAGATTTCCAATAAATTGGGCAGCCTGGCTGGTTCCAAGAatcagaaaaagaataagAGGGCTTCCGGTAAAGACGACAAAAGTATCAAGGTCAATGAGACGAAGCCAAAGGATTCTGAaaagaaactgaaaaagaCTGAAAAGTCCAAGGTTGGAGAATCTGAAGCAGAAGTTTTGCGTCGTGAAGCTCTTGCCTTGGGTGCTACCGAAGAAGATTTGGCCATGTTAAGTGGAGTAGAGGAAGGTGAAGATAGTGAACAGGAATTCGATGTTTCTGATGCAAAATTGGACAAAGCTTTTGGAGATGACTTGACTAATTTTATGAAAGGAATTGGCTTAGGTAATGGAGAAGCTGTTGTAGtcgatgacgatgaagaagaagaaattccaGAATTGGTCGAAATagccgaagaagaagaggaagaagaggaagaagaggaagaagaggaagaagaggaagaagaggaagaacaagaagaagaaaatgtagaaattAAAGAgtctgttgaagaatctgaatctgaatcaGAGTCTGAATCAGAGTCTGAGTCCGAGTCCGAGTCTGAAGAGAGTGATGATGAt aaggtcACTGCCACTTCGGACAAGGTAACTAATGTAGCTTCTGTCTCCGGCAAAAAACTTTCCATTCCTATCAGAACTGACTGGTACAATGTTACTCTCACCAAGAAGGACccacaagaagttgtcgatCGTTTTGCTCGTGAAAGATTGTACGAAAGAGCCAAGAAGCTTGTCGACAGCGAGAACAAGCTCTACTTAGAAGAATTTGCATCCAATAACtcccagaagaagttcttgtctCAAATTTTGTCTGATGGTACTCTTAACGATAAAATTTCTGCATTAACACTTTTGATACAGGAAGCTCCATTGCACAACATTAAGGCATTGGACACTTTAGTAGGCTACTGTGAAAAGAAGTCGAGAACTGCCGCATTGCAGTCCATTAACGCATTGAAggacttgttgttgaacgGAGTCTTACCTGACCGGAAGTTGTACGCCTTTGACAAGCAGCCTAATTTGAGCAAAAGTAATACTGATGCTGAGCTTGCTGCCTACTACTTTGAAGATATAGTCAAAAAACACtatttcaagttggtttccatcttggaaatcttATCGCATGATCCTATTCTTCACGTGAGAATGAATGTCGTCAGTCATATAtttgatttgttgaaggcCAAACCAGAGCAGGAAGCCAACTTGTTGCGCTTGGGAGTCAACAAGTTGGGTGATATCGACAACAAGGTGGCATCCAAGACCTCGTACCAGATTTTGCAGCTCGAACAAGCACATCCAGccatgaagaagatcattTCCGACTCTGTCATCGATATtgtcttcaagaacaacagTGACTACCACGCTCAATACTACTCTATTACAACCTTGAATCAAACTATTTTGACCAGACAAGAAGACGAATTGGCCAACGCTTTGATCAAGACCTATTTCGCATTATTTGAGAAAATTTTGGTAGAGACCGACGGAAAAACAGAAGGAAAGGGCGAAGACAAGGTCCTTGGAAAGACCGAAAAGGGTAGAAAAAATAACCGTaagaatttcaagaagGGTAAGAAGGGTGGAAAATCTGTGAAACAGGAGCCTAAGTCGGAATCAGAAATAATCGAAGAAAAAAATACCAGATTGTTCTCGGCCCTCTTAACTGGTTTGAACAGAGCATTCCCATTTTCTAACTTGCCGAACGAAGTTTTCCAAAAACACTTGGAcaccttgttcaagattaCCCATTcctccaacttcaacacctCTGTTCAAGCATTGGTGTTGGTAAATCATATCATTACCCAGCAGCTGTTGGATTCGAATAGATATTATAGAACACTATACGAATCTTTATTGGATTCGAGATTGGTTAACTCTTCCAAGCAAGGTATCTACctcaacttgttgtacaagtcgttgaagaaCGATTCCAGCACAGAAAGAGTGCTTGCGTTTGTGAAAAGAATCTTACAAGTCTGTGCGCACTGGTTGAATGTCGGTGCAATCTCAGGtatgttgttcttgttgatggaaTTATCTAAGACATTCCCCCAAATTCTGGACTTGAGCATCGATATTTCATCAAGACCCGACCCTGAAGAggttgaaggagaagaaaagaaagttgaaactgaagatgaTTCAGAATATGATCCACGTAAACGTGATCCTAAGTTTGCCAACGCTGATAAGTCTTCGTTATGGGAGCTTGGACAGTTCTTACATCACTACCATCCTACTATTGCTGTATATGCTTCATCCTTACTTGAAGGTAAGAATGATCAGCCAAAGCCCGATTTGGGTCTCTTTACGTTGAGTCACTTCTTGGACAGATTTGTCTATAGAAACGCAAAGCAAAAGCCAGCCACAAAGGGATCTTCCATTATGCAACCTTTGGGAGGTGTTCACACTGGATCTTTATTGGTTAAGGCAACTGGCGTTCAAAGCACGGAAGTCCCTGCCAACACCGAAGACTGGTTAACTAAGAAGGCTAAAGACATTAGACCAGACGAGCAATTCTTCCACCAATACTTTACTacaaagaaagacaaaTTGAGAGGTAAGAAACAAGACaatgaagcagaagaaatcgacGAAGCCGAATTAGAAGCTATGGGTGATGATGAAATCTGGAAGGCGTTGGTTAAATCCAgaccagaagttgaagaaggaagcgacgaagatgaaggtTTCTCctttgacgaagaagatttctCTGACTTGAGTGATGACGAGGAAGTCGATGATAGCGAAAAA caagaggaagaagaggaagaagaaattgaagatgaagatgaagaagacgctgaaattgaagacgatgaaattccagaatttgacgaagaagaaggagaaataTTTGGTATCAACTCTGAAGACGAATTGAATGATTCTGAAGTTGAGATCAAGATGCTTGGTGACTTCGATGAGGACGactcagaagaagaagtgcAAGAGGAA AAAAAATCCAAG